The Verrucomicrobiota bacterium region CGACTCCCGCGTATCATTCGTGTCCTTTTTGAACGCGAAACCCAGCACGGCGATCCGCTTTCCCGCCGCGGTGTTGAACAGGGACCGCATGACCCGGGCGGCGAATCGGCGACGCTGCATCCGGTTCATTTCCACCACGCCCTCCCAGTATTCGGCCACTTCGCGAAGCCCGAACGTTTCGCAGAGATAGACCAGATTCAGGATGTCCTTTTGAAAACAGGATCCGCCAAATCCCACCGACGCCTTCAAAAACTTCGATCCAATGCGGCTGTCCATCCCCACGGCCCGCGCCACTTCTTCGATATCCGCCCCGGTGGCCTCGCAGATCGCGGAGATCGAATTGATGGACGAAATCCGCTGCGCCAAAATCGCATTCGCCGCCAGTTTCGAAAGCTCGGAGGACCAGACGCTCGTGGTCAGGATGCGCTCGCGGGGCACCCATTGGGCATAGACATCGGCCAACCTCGCGACCGCGCGTTCTCCCTCCGGGGTGCGCTCGCCGCCAATCAACACTCGATCGGGATCGAGCAGATCCCGCACCGCCGTTCCCTCCGCCAAAAATTCCGGATTCGATAACACCTGAAAACGATGGCCCCGCGTATTGGCCGCCAGCACCCGCCCGATGGCCTCGGCGGTTTTCACCGGCAGGGTCGATTTTTCGACGACGATCTTGTCCCGGTCAGCGGCCTCCGCAATCCGGCGGGCACTCAATTCGACGAACTTGAGATCCGCCTGTTTTCCCGCCCCCACCCCGTATTGTTTCGTCGGGGTGTTCACCGAAATAAAAATGATGTCCGCGCCTCGGATCGCGGCGTCGATGTCGGTCGTGAAGTGAAGATTGCGCCCTCTCGCGGCGCTCACGACCTCGGCCAGACCCGGCTCATAGACGGGCAGTTCGTCCGAATTCCAAGCCGCAATCCGATCCCCGTTCACATCCGTCACCGTCACCTGGCAGCCGGGACACTGC contains the following coding sequences:
- a CDS encoding nucleotide sugar dehydrogenase, encoding MSSDPSICCIGAGYVGGPTMAVIARQCPGCQVTVTDVNGDRIAAWNSDELPVYEPGLAEVVSAARGRNLHFTTDIDAAIRGADIIFISVNTPTKQYGVGAGKQADLKFVELSARRIAEAADRDKIVVEKSTLPVKTAEAIGRVLAANTRGHRFQVLSNPEFLAEGTAVRDLLDPDRVLIGGERTPEGERAVARLADVYAQWVPRERILTTSVWSSELSKLAANAILAQRISSINSISAICEATGADIEEVARAVGMDSRIGSKFLKASVGFGGSCFQKDILNLVYLCETFGLREVAEYWEGVVEMNRMQRRRFAARVMRSLFNTAAGKRIAVLGFAFKKDTNDTRESAAIYVCNDLLAEEAQLALYDPRVTAEAIANTLNAGAGSFEVCASPYAAAEGAHAVLVLTEWDEFRGLDFERIYRSMKKPASLFDGRNILDLRALKRLGFEVHGIGRTIETS